A single window of Paenibacillus sp. SYP-B4298 DNA harbors:
- the eno gene encoding phosphopyruvate hydratase yields MSIITDVYAREVLDSRGNPTVEVEVHLESGGKGRAIVPSGASTGAYEAVELRDGDKGRYLGKGVLQAVENVNTLIAPEIIGLDALDQVAIDRRMIEVDGTPNKGKLGANAILAVSMAVARAAADALDVPLYTYLGGFNSKTLPVPMMNIVNGGEHADNNIDVQEFMVLPVGAESFKEALRIGAEIFHNLKAVLKDKGLNTAVGDEGGFAPNLGSNEEAITTIISAIERAGYKPGVDVFLGMDVASTEFFKDGKYHLEGEGRSFTSAEFVDYLASLVDKYPIISIEDGCSEDDWEGWKLLTDKLGSKVQLVGDDLFVTNTERLSSGIEQGVGNSILVKVNQIGTLTETFDAIEMAKRAGYTAVISHRSGESEDSTIADIAVATNAGQIKTGAPSRTDRVAKYNQLLRIEDQLGSTAIYGGKQAFYNLKNFK; encoded by the coding sequence ATGTCTATCATTACTGATGTGTATGCACGCGAAGTGCTCGATTCCCGTGGTAACCCAACGGTAGAGGTTGAAGTTCATCTGGAGTCCGGCGGCAAAGGCCGTGCAATCGTTCCATCTGGCGCATCCACTGGCGCTTATGAAGCAGTTGAGCTGCGCGACGGCGACAAGGGCCGTTACCTGGGTAAAGGCGTGCTGCAAGCGGTAGAGAACGTCAACACGCTGATCGCTCCTGAGATCATCGGACTGGACGCACTGGATCAAGTGGCAATCGACCGCAGAATGATCGAAGTGGACGGCACGCCGAACAAAGGCAAGCTGGGCGCAAACGCGATTCTGGCTGTATCGATGGCGGTTGCCCGCGCTGCTGCGGATGCGCTGGACGTTCCATTGTACACGTACCTGGGCGGATTCAACTCCAAAACACTGCCAGTGCCGATGATGAACATCGTTAACGGCGGCGAGCATGCAGACAACAACATCGACGTGCAGGAGTTCATGGTTCTGCCAGTAGGCGCAGAGAGCTTCAAGGAAGCACTGCGCATCGGCGCTGAAATCTTCCACAACCTGAAGGCTGTACTGAAGGACAAAGGCCTGAACACGGCTGTAGGCGACGAGGGCGGATTCGCTCCGAACCTTGGCTCTAACGAAGAAGCGATCACAACGATCATCTCTGCAATCGAAAGAGCGGGCTACAAGCCAGGCGTTGACGTGTTCCTGGGCATGGACGTTGCGTCCACTGAGTTCTTCAAGGACGGCAAGTACCATCTGGAAGGCGAAGGCCGCTCCTTCACATCCGCTGAGTTCGTCGATTACCTGGCTTCCCTGGTGGACAAATATCCAATCATCTCGATCGAAGACGGTTGTTCCGAAGACGATTGGGAAGGCTGGAAGCTGCTGACGGATAAGCTGGGCAGCAAGGTTCAACTGGTGGGCGACGACCTGTTCGTGACCAATACCGAGCGTCTGTCCTCCGGCATCGAGCAAGGCGTAGGCAACTCGATCCTGGTTAAAGTGAACCAAATCGGAACCCTGACTGAAACCTTCGACGCGATCGAAATGGCGAAGCGCGCAGGCTACACAGCAGTAATCTCCCACCGTTCCGGTGAGAGCGAAGACAGCACAATCGCTGACATCGCAGTAGCAACCAACGCGGGTCAGATCAAGACAGGCGCACCTTCCCGTACAGACCGTGTTGCGAAGTACAACCAATTGCTGCGCATCGAAGATCAACTGGGCTCCACAGCGATCTATGGCGGCAAGCAAGCATTCTACAACCTGAAAAACTTCAAGTAA
- the secG gene encoding preprotein translocase subunit SecG: MVALKILLVIFSLGLIAAVLLQKGKSAGLSGAISGGAEHLFGKQKARGLDLFLQRLTVVLAVGFFLLSLTVAYLVKG, from the coding sequence GTGGTTGCATTGAAGATTTTGCTGGTAATTTTTTCACTGGGCTTGATTGCAGCGGTTCTCTTGCAAAAAGGGAAGAGCGCAGGCTTGTCCGGGGCAATCTCAGGCGGAGCGGAGCATCTGTTTGGTAAACAGAAGGCTCGTGGTCTGGATCTGTTCTTACAGCGTTTGACTGTCGTGTTGGCGGTAGGCTTCTTCCTATTGTCTTTGACAGTGGCTTATTTGGTGAAGGGTTGA
- a CDS encoding sugar phosphate isomerase/epimerase family protein produces the protein MPKVALQLSTLQDVARMDLLGAIELAAKIGYPAIEFSGYYGVKPSAVRRRLEELQLEAVGNHVPIDWGNLKSLGKDMEREIQYALEIGIPRIIAPWAPLQEKPTMDDVRHLVRVLERAALQVRAAGLQFGYHNHVSELVHVNGKLILDHVLERIPAELMFLELDVGWVYMAGLQAADLINRYASRLELMHIRDFGTQRTDTVIGEGVINFDPLLRAAAEADVQYYVVCQEQFELTSVDSARLSLQFFQDRNLV, from the coding sequence ATGCCAAAGGTAGCGCTGCAGTTGTCGACGCTGCAGGACGTCGCGAGGATGGATCTGCTCGGAGCGATTGAACTAGCGGCGAAGATAGGGTATCCGGCAATCGAGTTCTCCGGATATTACGGGGTGAAGCCCTCTGCAGTGAGAAGGCGGCTGGAGGAGCTGCAATTAGAGGCGGTCGGCAACCATGTCCCCATCGATTGGGGCAACCTGAAGTCGCTGGGCAAGGACATGGAGCGAGAAATACAGTATGCGCTGGAGATTGGTATACCGCGGATCATAGCGCCATGGGCCCCCTTGCAGGAAAAGCCTACAATGGATGATGTACGGCATCTGGTTCGGGTGCTGGAGCGGGCTGCACTACAGGTGAGGGCCGCGGGGCTTCAATTTGGTTACCATAATCATGTGAGTGAGCTTGTGCATGTCAATGGGAAGTTGATCCTGGATCATGTACTGGAGCGTATCCCGGCGGAGCTGATGTTCCTGGAGCTGGATGTGGGGTGGGTCTATATGGCGGGACTGCAAGCGGCTGACCTGATTAACCGCTATGCAAGCCGTCTGGAGCTGATGCATATCCGGGACTTCGGCACTCAGCGCACCGATACAGTGATTGGAGAGGGTGTAATAAACTTTGATCCGCTGCTGAGGGCGGCGGCGGAGGCGGATGTGCAATATTATGTTGTGTGTCAGGAGCAATTCGAGTTGACTTCGGTCGATAGCGCAAGGCTTAGCTTGCAGTTTTTTCAAGATCGGAACCTGGTCTGA